The following coding sequences lie in one Arachis ipaensis cultivar K30076 chromosome B05, Araip1.1, whole genome shotgun sequence genomic window:
- the LOC107640593 gene encoding uncharacterized protein LOC107640593 yields the protein MARMEAMLAILDKKFEDIKKFKEQVRGSIKIQGEVIKNLESHVGHLSQQILKFTDSFPSDTEKNLRGKMKKVRWEECKAVTLANEEILEEDTSKPIEHSQGSSQSKLEKKEQETGCVQRKESTRGEIPKPYMPMAPFPQRLMGGEKEKSYSRFLDLFASLSVNIPFIKTLQQMPTLHQMHERAAEQEKNLKKGTTSDNEQGM from the coding sequence ATGGCCAGGATGGAAGCTATGCTTGCAATCCTTGACAAGAAATTTGAAGACATAAAGAAATTCAAGGAACAAGTGAGAGGGAGTATAAAAATCCAAGGAGAGGTTATTAAGAATCTCGAATCTCATGTAGGACATCTTTCACAGCAGATTCTGAAGTTCACTGATAGTTTTCCAAGTGACACTGAGAAAAATCTGAGAGGGAAAATGAAAAAGGTGAGATGGGAAGAGTGTAAGGCAGTTACTCTTGCAAATGAAGAAATTCTGGAAGAAGATACTAGTAAGCCAATAGAACACAGCCAAGGAAGTTCCCAGAGTAAATTGGAGAAAAAGGAACAAGAAACGGGATGTGTACAAAGGAAAGAATCAACCAGGGGGGAAATTCCGAAACCATATATGCCAATGGCACCATTTCCTCAAAGACTCATGGGAGGTGAGAAAGAAAAGTCATATTCAAGATTCCTAGATCTGTTTGCATCTCTCAGCGTCAATATTCCCTTTATCAAAACTCTCCAACAGATGCCCACCCTACATCAAATGCATGAAAGAGCTGCTGAACAAGAAAAGAACCTTAAAAAGGGGACAACCAGTGacaatgaacaaggaatgtag